A window of Bradyrhizobium sp. AZCC 1719 genomic DNA:
AACGCCTGGATCACGGCGATATCGAGCCCAAGCCGGAAATCTTTCACTTCGGCGTTGAGCGACTTGCTCTCGTTGAGGAGGGTCTCGGTCCTGACCGCGAGCGCATGGAGACATTGCAGCAGCGCCGGCTGCGACTTCGCCTCGCCCAGCATCTCGACGGTGGCGCCGCTTGCTGCCAGCGCATCGCGCGGCAGGTAGACGCGGTTGAGATTCTTGTAGTCCTTGCCGCAGTCCTGCAAATGGTTGTTGATCTGCAATCCCGCGCACAGCGCGTCGGAAGCGGCCCAGGTCGAGGTGCTCTCACCATGAACGTCGAGCATGAAACGGCCGACCGGCATGGCCGAATAGCGGCAATAATGAATGACGTCGTCCCAGTTTTCGTAGCGCAGCTTGGTGACGTCCATCCGGAACGCGACCAGCACGTCGAGCGCGTGGCGCGGCGCCATCGCGCGCTCGGCCAAGGCACGGCGCAGATTGACGGCCTCCGCTTGCGTGTCGCCCTTGCCGAGCAACTCGGCCTCGAGCAGGTCGAGATAGCGCAGCTTCTCGTCCGCGCTAAGGGTCGCGTGGTCGGCGATGTCGTCAGCAGTCCTGACGAAATTGTAGAATGCGAGAATCAGCGCCCGGTGACGCGGATGAATAATCCACGACGCGACCGGAAAATTCTCGTCGCGGTCGGTCTTTCCGGATCGCAGGTCGCTCGCGGTGGTCATCAAGAACTGGCTACATCAATCGGGATTGGCGGCATGCGCCGATACTCGGCGCATGCGAGGAGATCGCGAGCCCCATATAGGGGAATACGTCGCCAAAACCAATGCTATATGGGCTGCTTAGGCCCGCCCGTGACGCGCGTCATAGAGCCGAAAATGGCTTTTTCCGCGAGGGTTTACGGACGCAAGGCGCCTATTGGCCGTTGCTCTTGAGAACCTGGTTGCAGGCCGCGCTGATCTTGGAGCGATTTTCCTTGAGGCACGCCAGGACGGTGAAATCGCCCTGATCGAGTACCGGACGGCAGAACTTTTGCGCGTCACGGGTACAGGCCTTCTGTTCTTCCGCCGTTCCGCGCTGTTGCTGGGCGAAGGCGACGTTCGACGAGACCGACATCGACATCAAGGTGAGGGCCAGGAGAGATTTACGCATCGTATTCCTTCATTTCGGCAGCATGAAATCCCGTTCCCGATTTGCGTTTCGGCTTCGCCGGGCGGATTTGTTTGGATGGCAGGTGCCGCGTAACGCAGCGACGTGTACAGGACAAGCATGGCAAATACGGCTAAATTTACGGCGATCTCAGCGCGATAAATAACCGGCTGATATCTAAAGTGTATTTCTGCCACACTTTCTCGAAAATTGATTCTTGCAGACGGCCTTGGGCGAAGCTAGATGCTGCGCCGGCAACGCTTTGATTCCCTCGGTCGCTTGCAGCGTTTCTTTCTGCCGCGACCGCCGGAAACAGCATCCGGTCATTTTGAACCTAACATACTGCGGGAACACTAAATCTTCGATGTGGCGAGACCTATCTTTACGAAGAACGTCTATTTGAGGGGAAAACTCACGATGAAACTGTTTGGTTCCAGCTTGCTCCGTCAGACTCTCGCAGCGGCCGGCGTCGGCGCCGCGCTGATGTTGTCGGTCGCCCAAAGCCATGCGCAGGCGGGCGGCCCGTTTGCCGGCTTCGACGGAAACTGGAGCGGCACAGGCACGGTCGCCCTCTCCAACGGCACCACCGAGAACATCCGCTGCAAAGCCGATTACAAGGTCAACGCCAGCGGCCTCGGCCTGAAACAAAATCTGCACTGCGCCAGCGACAGCTACAAGTTCGACCTGTCGAGCGACGTCACCAGCCATGGCGAACGCATCTCCGGCAACTGGAGCGAAAAGAGCCGGAATATCTTCGGCAACCTGCAGGGCACCGCCGGCGGCGGCCAGATCGACGTGTTTGTCGAAGCATCGGGATTTGCAGCCAACCTGAATTTGCGCACCACCGGCAACAAGCAGAGCGTGCAGATCGACTCCAAGGGCGAGATCCGCGGCGTCAAGATCACGATGTCGAAGACCTGATACGGTTCTTCAAAGCAGTAAGTGCCGATGGCGGCTCCCCCGGGATGCCGCCATTTTTATTTCGGCAACTCAGCGGAATTGCCACGCCCAAT
This region includes:
- the hpnC gene encoding squalene synthase HpnC, whose protein sequence is MTTASDLRSGKTDRDENFPVASWIIHPRHRALILAFYNFVRTADDIADHATLSADEKLRYLDLLEAELLGKGDTQAEAVNLRRALAERAMAPRHALDVLVAFRMDVTKLRYENWDDVIHYCRYSAMPVGRFMLDVHGESTSTWAASDALCAGLQINNHLQDCGKDYKNLNRVYLPRDALAASGATVEMLGEAKSQPALLQCLHALAVRTETLLNESKSLNAEVKDFRLGLDIAVIQAFADKIVGMLKVRDPLSERVHLSKLELLGHTIGGIAGEIIRRAIGRRPQANPAAGA